A genomic stretch from Thermomonospora umbrina includes:
- a CDS encoding ABC transporter substrate-binding protein, with protein sequence MSSRTAAGLAASALLVSLTACGTGSTSDDTAVVKVGAILSMSGIYSTLGPPQKKAMTMGVEALNRTGFTVAGTKRTLEITYADDKSDAATTGVTALRELVQAKKMPVIAYGLGSDTYVPQLQRKPVPMINILDSTYPSILRLSPHLFLTRGDSPKYVPGCLHYAKNRLGTRSISVITAKGEPYGAGLTQLVRRSAQTEGVRIAAESEFPLGSTDYSNAINTAVAAKPDAIYLSSVTAVILPVLKQLRQSGYTGPVIHSSGVNPDQAEAILGARFDSIMKDNHDCAGTLPTTSANPPAKAFADAYQARWKEYPQDLTMWAYDFPFIVAEAMTKAGTTTDPEKIEKALARIPVPAGTVSGWLPGDGGVLFTDRNARTASEVTTWCTGKRTLGSVMTFDTKDGAIVDATFPKDPCA encoded by the coding sequence ATGAGTTCACGTACGGCGGCGGGCCTGGCGGCCTCCGCACTGCTCGTCTCCCTGACCGCCTGCGGCACCGGATCGACCTCGGACGACACGGCCGTCGTCAAGGTCGGCGCGATCCTGTCGATGTCGGGCATCTACTCCACCCTCGGACCGCCGCAGAAGAAGGCCATGACGATGGGCGTCGAGGCGCTCAACCGGACCGGCTTCACCGTGGCGGGCACGAAGCGCACGCTGGAGATCACCTACGCCGACGACAAGTCCGACGCGGCCACCACCGGGGTGACCGCGCTGCGGGAGCTGGTCCAGGCGAAGAAGATGCCGGTGATCGCCTACGGGCTCGGCTCGGACACCTACGTTCCGCAGCTCCAACGCAAGCCCGTCCCGATGATCAACATCCTGGACTCCACGTACCCGAGCATCCTGCGGCTGAGCCCGCATCTGTTCCTGACCCGGGGCGACTCCCCCAAGTACGTGCCCGGCTGCCTGCACTACGCCAAGAACCGGCTGGGCACGCGCAGCATCTCGGTCATCACCGCCAAGGGCGAGCCGTACGGGGCCGGGCTCACTCAGCTCGTGCGGCGGTCGGCGCAGACGGAGGGCGTGAGGATCGCCGCGGAGAGCGAGTTCCCGCTCGGGTCCACCGACTACAGCAACGCCATCAACACGGCGGTGGCCGCCAAGCCCGACGCGATCTACCTGTCCAGCGTCACCGCCGTGATCCTGCCGGTGCTCAAGCAGCTCCGGCAGTCCGGGTACACCGGGCCGGTCATCCACTCCAGCGGCGTCAATCCCGACCAGGCCGAGGCGATCCTCGGCGCACGGTTCGACTCGATCATGAAGGACAACCACGACTGCGCGGGCACGCTGCCCACGACCTCGGCGAACCCGCCCGCCAAGGCGTTCGCCGACGCCTACCAGGCCCGATGGAAGGAGTACCCGCAGGACCTGACGATGTGGGCGTACGACTTCCCGTTCATCGTCGCGGAGGCGATGACCAAGGCGGGCACGACCACCGACCCGGAGAAGATCGAGAAGGCGCTCGCGCGGATCCCGGTCCCGGCGGGCACCGTCAGCGGCTGGCTGCCCGGTGACGGCGGCGTGCTGTTCACCGACCGCAACGCCCGCACCGCCTCCGAGGTCACCACCTGGTGCACCGGGAAGCGGACGCTGGGCAGCGTCATGACGTTCGACACCAAGGACGGTGCGATCGTCGACGCCACGTTCCCGAAGGACCCGTGCGCGTGA
- a CDS encoding branched-chain amino acid ABC transporter permease has protein sequence MIQVLANGVFLGCLFAVVAVGLTLVYGVMEVPNFAHAGVIVLSAYATWSLSRAGVPFVLAALAGIACGGAVSVLTEVLAYRWIIDKPAAAPAVALGLMLILQNTALRLYGGEGKSLDTPYDTVLLEFGGVSLSGVKAALIVMAGLSLVALHLILSRTSLGRAMRAVAQDREAAGMLGIPMRRQYTLAFLIAGLLGGIAAIAYAPTFQVTPYMADEVLLSAFVVVVLGGLGSVWGAVAGGLVLGVVEGLGSAYVSSAYQSAFGFLMLVIILVARPGGLRATNARRVA, from the coding sequence GTGATCCAGGTCCTGGCCAACGGAGTGTTCCTCGGCTGTCTGTTCGCCGTCGTGGCGGTCGGCCTGACCCTGGTGTACGGGGTCATGGAGGTGCCCAACTTCGCGCACGCGGGCGTGATCGTGCTGTCCGCGTACGCCACGTGGTCGTTGAGTCGGGCGGGGGTCCCGTTCGTCCTGGCGGCCCTGGCGGGGATCGCCTGCGGTGGGGCGGTGTCGGTGCTGACCGAGGTGCTCGCCTACCGGTGGATCATCGACAAGCCCGCCGCCGCCCCGGCCGTCGCGCTCGGGTTGATGCTCATCCTGCAGAACACGGCGCTGCGGCTGTACGGGGGCGAGGGCAAGTCGCTGGACACCCCCTACGACACCGTTCTGCTGGAGTTCGGCGGGGTGTCGCTGTCGGGGGTGAAGGCCGCGCTGATCGTGATGGCCGGGCTGTCGCTGGTGGCGTTGCACCTGATCCTGTCGCGGACGTCGCTGGGCCGGGCGATGCGGGCGGTGGCCCAGGACCGGGAGGCGGCGGGGATGCTCGGCATCCCGATGCGGCGGCAGTACACGCTGGCGTTCCTCATCGCCGGCCTGCTCGGCGGGATCGCCGCCATCGCCTACGCCCCGACGTTCCAGGTCACCCCGTACATGGCCGACGAGGTGCTGCTGAGCGCGTTCGTCGTCGTGGTGCTGGGCGGGCTGGGCAGCGTCTGGGGCGCGGTGGCGGGCGGACTGGTGCTCGGCGTGGTGGAGGGCCTCGGCTCGGCCTATGTCAGCTCCGCCTACCAGAGCGCCTTCGGGTTCCTCATGCTCGTGATCATCCTCGTGGCGCGGCCCGGCGGGCTGCGCGCCACGAACGCTCGAAGGGTGGCCTGA
- a CDS encoding oxygenase MpaB family protein yields MDEPSRRNVLVAGGTLGAVGALGAATPAHAGSLWTWSPRGSVAGSGRGVDPRWVWDEEADALVASLLDRGEVPGVNALLRTWTKNGQPLPAGLPADLRDFMERARRLPEWADRGRLATAVEFNEKRGLYLGVLYGFASGMMSTVIPREARAVYYSQGGADMKDRISKTAKLGYDIGSRKAYDPDGEMIVTCVKTRLVHAAVRHLLPKSPYWAKVADEEIPISQRDLMVTWHSLPTTVMKSLTAWKVPIPAAESAAFLHSWQVAAHLLGTKDEYIPASWDEADAQAEQVLKPVLAPTPEGVKLADILLNLGVAFDGTILTKPVLRAFTRFLLGDEIAEWLRIPVEPFWDRLLDVAWGPFVAVREGLLATFPRADDLYWLFDEFLRTMVLAYLSEAKPISIEIPQTNNPHY; encoded by the coding sequence ATGGACGAACCCAGCAGGCGCAACGTGTTGGTGGCCGGAGGGACGCTGGGCGCCGTCGGTGCGCTCGGCGCGGCGACACCCGCGCATGCGGGCTCATTGTGGACGTGGTCGCCCCGGGGCTCGGTGGCCGGATCGGGACGCGGCGTCGACCCGCGATGGGTGTGGGACGAGGAGGCCGACGCGCTGGTCGCCTCGCTGCTCGACCGGGGCGAGGTGCCCGGCGTCAACGCGCTGCTGCGGACCTGGACCAAGAACGGCCAGCCGCTGCCGGCCGGGCTGCCGGCGGACCTGCGGGACTTCATGGAGCGGGCGCGTCGACTGCCGGAATGGGCCGACCGGGGAAGGCTCGCCACGGCCGTCGAATTCAACGAGAAGCGAGGGCTCTACCTCGGCGTGCTGTACGGGTTCGCCAGCGGCATGATGAGCACCGTCATTCCCAGGGAGGCGCGGGCGGTCTATTACTCCCAGGGCGGTGCGGACATGAAGGACCGCATTTCCAAGACCGCGAAACTCGGGTACGACATCGGGTCCCGGAAGGCGTACGACCCCGATGGCGAAATGATCGTGACCTGCGTCAAGACCCGGCTCGTCCACGCGGCGGTGCGCCATCTGCTCCCCAAGTCCCCGTACTGGGCGAAGGTCGCCGACGAGGAGATCCCCATCAGCCAGCGCGACTTGATGGTCACCTGGCACAGTCTCCCGACCACCGTCATGAAGAGCCTCACCGCGTGGAAGGTGCCGATCCCCGCCGCCGAGTCCGCCGCCTTCCTGCATTCGTGGCAGGTGGCCGCGCACCTGCTCGGCACCAAGGACGAATACATTCCCGCGTCATGGGACGAGGCCGACGCGCAGGCCGAGCAGGTGTTGAAGCCGGTGCTGGCCCCGACACCCGAGGGCGTCAAATTGGCCGACATCCTCCTCAACCTCGGTGTCGCGTTCGACGGCACCATTCTCACCAAGCCCGTGCTCCGCGCGTTCACCCGTTTCCTGCTCGGGGACGAGATCGCCGAATGGCTGCGGATCCCCGTCGAACCCTTCTGGGATCGGCTCCTCGACGTGGCCTGGGGGCCGTTCGTCGCCGTCCGGGAAGGGCTGCTCGCGACGTTCCCCAGGGCGGACGACCTCTACTGGCTCTTCGACGAGTTCCTGCGCACGATGGTCCTCGCCTACCTGTCCGAGGCCAAGCCGATCAGCATCGAGATCCCGCAGACCAACAACCCGCACTACTGA
- a CDS encoding branched-chain amino acid ABC transporter permease: MRTSSILRHAPVAGLLVALSVAAHLMLNGLHGDRGQVALLIVVWTIALTGLNLIQGLGGYPSLAHASFFGAGGYLSAIGLEKGLPMAVAAVLAVAGTMLIGLVVALVFSRTRGQYFAIGTMFFTAVTTLVFVNATDLTGGPNGRPVDLGFSLEATVVLLAVSLGVGLGVFHVLSLGRFGSRLRAIREDEDLAQHLGVPTARVKLVAMVVSSGFGAWAGVLFAQYNGVIAPSQFTFVQSFLMFVAIGLGGSGRLLAPLVGSVIVIGFTQLIKLGPGVSQIVLGVLFIAVTLLAPNGVLGGLAAVWRRLRMKEVTS; this comes from the coding sequence GTGCGCACCTCGTCGATCCTGCGGCACGCCCCGGTGGCGGGTCTGCTCGTCGCGCTCAGCGTCGCCGCCCACCTGATGCTCAACGGGCTCCACGGCGACCGGGGGCAGGTCGCGCTGCTCATCGTGGTGTGGACGATCGCGTTGACCGGCCTCAACCTCATCCAGGGCCTGGGCGGTTATCCGAGCCTGGCGCACGCCTCGTTCTTCGGCGCGGGCGGATACCTGTCGGCGATCGGTCTGGAGAAGGGGCTGCCGATGGCGGTCGCCGCCGTGCTGGCGGTGGCCGGGACGATGCTCATCGGGCTCGTGGTCGCGCTGGTGTTCAGCCGGACGCGGGGCCAGTACTTCGCCATCGGCACGATGTTCTTCACCGCCGTGACGACGCTGGTGTTCGTCAACGCGACCGATCTCACCGGGGGCCCCAACGGACGGCCCGTCGACCTGGGGTTCTCCCTGGAGGCGACCGTGGTGCTGCTGGCGGTCTCCCTCGGGGTCGGGTTGGGCGTGTTCCACGTGCTGTCCCTCGGGCGGTTCGGGTCCCGGCTGCGGGCGATCCGCGAGGACGAGGACCTCGCCCAACACCTCGGCGTTCCCACCGCGCGGGTCAAGCTCGTCGCGATGGTGGTCTCCTCCGGGTTCGGCGCGTGGGCCGGGGTGCTGTTCGCCCAGTACAACGGGGTCATCGCGCCGTCACAGTTCACGTTCGTGCAGAGCTTCCTGATGTTCGTGGCGATCGGGCTCGGCGGTTCGGGGCGGCTGCTCGCCCCCTTGGTCGGGAGCGTCATCGTCATCGGCTTCACCCAGCTCATCAAGCTCGGCCCCGGAGTGAGTCAGATCGTGCTGGGCGTGCTGTTCATCGCCGTGACCCTGCTGGCCCCCAACGGCGTCCTCGGCGGCCTGGCCGCCGTGTGGAGACGCCTCCGGATGAAGGAGGTCACCTCATGA
- a CDS encoding RNA polymerase sigma factor, translating into MIVHPVAAADGAVDDAALIAASRDDPERFAELYERHAAQIQRYIARRLGSDVGDDLMAETFLRAFRQRDRYDSAYPDARPWLYGIATNLISRHRRSEVRFFKAMARTGVDPAAESALEAIADRLAAESMRRRLAAGLTRLNRGERDVLVLLAVGLSYKEVARALNVTVGTVSSRMNRARTKMRTALEEPRDE; encoded by the coding sequence ATGATCGTTCACCCGGTCGCGGCGGCCGACGGCGCCGTCGACGACGCGGCGCTGATCGCGGCGTCGCGCGACGACCCGGAACGGTTCGCGGAACTGTACGAACGGCACGCCGCACAGATCCAGCGGTACATCGCGCGGCGGCTCGGATCGGACGTCGGCGACGACCTGATGGCCGAGACGTTCCTGCGGGCGTTCCGACAACGCGACCGCTACGACTCCGCGTACCCCGACGCCCGCCCCTGGCTGTACGGGATCGCGACGAACCTCATCAGCCGGCACCGCCGTTCCGAGGTGCGGTTCTTCAAGGCGATGGCCAGGACCGGGGTGGACCCGGCCGCCGAGTCCGCTTTGGAGGCGATCGCCGACCGGCTGGCGGCGGAGTCCATGCGCCGGCGGCTGGCCGCCGGACTGACCCGCCTGAACCGGGGCGAACGCGACGTGCTGGTGCTGCTGGCGGTCGGCCTCAGCTACAAGGAGGTCGCGCGGGCCCTGAACGTCACCGTCGGCACCGTGTCGTCCCGCATGAACCGAGCCCGGACCAAGATGCGCACCGCTCTGGAGGAGCCCCGCGATGAATGA
- a CDS encoding S8 family peptidase: MARKVMLTAAGALLLPLVSAVPAAADDGVILNAEAKRPVEGSYIVTLKDTSTLRAEGVQREARRLTRKYAGDVGFVYTRAVSGFQALLSEDKAKRLAANPAVKSVEQDVAITVSDTQPNPPSWGLDRLDQKNLPLSGSYTYPSTASNVTAYIVDTGILTSHADLGGRATSGRDFIDNDADANDCNGHGTHVAGTVGGNAHGVAKGVKLVGVRVLDCKGSGTTAGVIAGVDWVTANAVKPAVANMSLGGGASAALDDAVERAVAAGITFAVAAGNENTNACTKSPARAPNALTVGATTSGDARASFSNYGTCLDVFAPGQDITSAWIGGDTATKKISGTSMASPHVAGAAALVLAANPGHTPAQVASALTGAAATGLVTSPGSGSPNRLLFTTEGTSPPPPGPCDAVTSTNAVAVKSWQTASSPLTVSGCTGNASATTKVTVDVTHPRTGALGIDLVAPDGTVYSLKAFKLFDATANLKATYTVNASTETKNGTWNLRVSDWWFGTQGTLNSWTLAP; this comes from the coding sequence ATGGCCCGGAAAGTGATGCTCACAGCGGCGGGTGCGCTGTTGTTGCCCCTGGTGAGCGCCGTCCCGGCTGCGGCCGACGACGGCGTGATCCTCAACGCGGAGGCGAAGCGGCCCGTCGAGGGCAGCTACATCGTGACGCTCAAGGACACCTCGACGCTGCGCGCGGAGGGCGTCCAGCGCGAGGCCCGGCGGCTCACCCGCAAGTACGCGGGCGACGTCGGCTTCGTCTACACGCGGGCGGTCAGCGGCTTCCAGGCGCTGCTCAGCGAGGACAAGGCCAAGAGGTTGGCGGCCAACCCGGCGGTGAAGTCCGTCGAGCAGGACGTCGCCATCACCGTCTCCGACACCCAGCCGAACCCGCCGTCGTGGGGCCTGGACCGGCTCGACCAGAAGAACCTGCCGTTGAGCGGGAGCTACACCTACCCCTCCACGGCGTCGAACGTGACCGCCTACATCGTCGACACCGGGATCCTCACGTCCCACGCCGACCTGGGCGGGCGGGCCACGTCCGGGCGCGACTTCATCGACAACGACGCGGACGCGAACGACTGCAACGGCCACGGCACCCACGTCGCGGGAACCGTCGGGGGCAACGCCCACGGGGTCGCCAAGGGCGTCAAGCTCGTCGGCGTCCGCGTCCTGGACTGCAAGGGCTCCGGCACCACGGCGGGTGTCATCGCGGGCGTGGACTGGGTCACGGCCAACGCCGTCAAGCCCGCCGTCGCCAACATGAGCCTGGGCGGCGGCGCGAGCGCCGCGCTGGACGACGCCGTGGAACGTGCCGTCGCCGCGGGCATCACCTTCGCGGTCGCCGCCGGCAACGAGAACACCAACGCCTGCACCAAGTCGCCCGCCCGCGCCCCGAACGCGCTCACCGTCGGAGCCACCACGTCCGGCGACGCCCGCGCGTCGTTCTCCAACTACGGCACCTGCCTGGACGTGTTCGCGCCGGGCCAGGACATCACCTCGGCGTGGATCGGCGGCGACACGGCCACCAAGAAGATCTCCGGCACCTCGATGGCGTCCCCGCACGTGGCGGGCGCGGCGGCGCTGGTCCTGGCGGCCAACCCCGGGCACACCCCGGCCCAGGTCGCGTCCGCGTTGACCGGCGCGGCCGCCACCGGCCTGGTGACCAGCCCCGGCAGCGGCTCCCCGAACCGTCTGCTCTTCACCACCGAGGGCACGTCCCCGCCGCCTCCCGGGCCGTGCGACGCCGTCACCAGCACCAACGCCGTCGCCGTCAAGAGCTGGCAGACCGCGTCGAGCCCCCTCACCGTCTCCGGCTGCACCGGCAACGCCTCCGCCACCACGAAGGTCACGGTCGACGTCACCCACCCGCGCACCGGCGCCCTCGGGATCGACCTCGTCGCCCCCGACGGCACCGTGTACAGCCTCAAGGCCTTCAAGCTCTTCGACGCCACCGCGAACCTCAAGGCCACCTACACCGTGAACGCCTCCACCGAGACGAAGAACGGCACGTGGAACCTCCGCGTGAGCGACTGGTGGTTCGGCACCCAGGGCACCCTGAACTCCTGGACCCTGGCCCCGTAA
- a CDS encoding dihydrofolate reductase family protein: protein MASRLVVSTFLSLDGVMQAPGGPGEDDAGGFPHGGWLAPYVDEGFGRIMGGQFDRADAMLLGRRSYDILAAHWPGVPDEEGGALINNMRKYVATRSPMTAEWRNTEVLAGEAARTVADLKARTDGEIIVQGSSDLLRTLQSAELVDEYRLLVAPVVLGQGKRLFAEGAAPAGLRLTESTTTEAGVAYLTYAWTGRPTYGSVA, encoded by the coding sequence ATGGCGAGCAGGCTGGTGGTCTCGACGTTCCTGTCGTTGGACGGCGTCATGCAGGCCCCGGGCGGGCCCGGCGAGGACGACGCCGGCGGCTTTCCGCACGGCGGCTGGCTGGCCCCGTACGTGGACGAGGGGTTCGGCCGCATCATGGGCGGGCAGTTCGACCGCGCGGACGCGATGCTGCTGGGCCGCAGGTCGTACGACATCCTGGCGGCCCACTGGCCCGGCGTGCCCGATGAGGAGGGCGGCGCGCTGATCAACAACATGCGCAAGTACGTCGCCACCCGGAGCCCGATGACGGCGGAGTGGCGCAACACCGAGGTGCTGGCGGGCGAGGCGGCCCGGACGGTGGCCGACCTGAAGGCGCGCACCGACGGCGAGATCATCGTCCAGGGCAGCAGCGACCTTCTCCGCACGCTGCAGAGCGCCGAACTGGTGGACGAGTACCGGCTGCTGGTGGCCCCGGTGGTCCTCGGCCAGGGCAAGCGGCTGTTCGCCGAGGGCGCGGCCCCGGCCGGGCTCAGGCTCACCGAGTCGACGACCACCGAAGCGGGCGTCGCCTACCTCACCTACGCATGGACGGGCAGGCCCACCTACGGCTCCGTCGCCTAG
- a CDS encoding alpha/beta hydrolase family protein: MRLTLCRSLAVVPAAFALAVGAAVVPPASPTATAAVRAAVAYERGPAPTWAGIRTPLGPFSYSKVTVTNAEANGFGGGTIYYPNDTTQGTFGGVAISPGYTGPEGHVAWLGPRLASQGFIVFTIATNSVYDQPTERGQQLLAALDHLVGKSPAQVRQRLDAQRLGVMGHSMGGGGAMYAAWSRSSLKAAVPLAPYHTIKNWSAIYVPTLFFAGTEDTVTRPEDHAERFYSSMIYARDRAYAEIAGADHGTFVREHPLIGALSVAWLKRFIDADTRYDQFLCPPPTGPELTEYRDSCPHA, translated from the coding sequence ATGCGCCTCACCCTGTGCCGATCCCTGGCCGTCGTCCCGGCGGCGTTCGCCCTCGCCGTCGGGGCCGCCGTCGTCCCGCCCGCCTCCCCCACCGCGACGGCCGCCGTTCGGGCCGCCGTGGCGTACGAGCGCGGGCCTGCCCCGACGTGGGCCGGCATCCGCACCCCGCTGGGCCCGTTCTCGTACTCGAAGGTCACCGTCACCAACGCCGAGGCGAACGGCTTCGGCGGCGGCACCATCTACTACCCGAACGACACCACCCAGGGCACCTTCGGAGGTGTGGCCATCTCTCCCGGCTACACCGGACCGGAGGGCCACGTCGCCTGGTTGGGGCCCCGGCTGGCGTCGCAGGGATTCATCGTCTTCACCATCGCCACCAACAGCGTGTACGACCAGCCCACCGAACGGGGCCAGCAGCTCCTCGCCGCGCTCGACCACCTCGTGGGCAAGTCCCCCGCCCAGGTCAGGCAGCGGCTCGACGCCCAGCGGCTCGGCGTGATGGGCCACTCGATGGGCGGCGGCGGCGCGATGTACGCCGCGTGGAGCCGGTCGAGCCTGAAGGCCGCGGTGCCGCTGGCCCCGTACCACACCATCAAGAACTGGTCGGCGATCTACGTCCCGACCCTGTTCTTCGCCGGCACCGAGGACACCGTCACCCGCCCCGAAGACCACGCCGAGCGGTTCTACAGCTCCATGATCTACGCACGGGACCGCGCCTACGCCGAGATCGCCGGGGCCGACCACGGGACCTTCGTCAGGGAGCACCCGCTGATCGGCGCGCTGTCGGTGGCCTGGCTCAAGCGGTTCATCGACGCCGACACCCGCTACGACCAGTTCCTGTGCCCGCCCCCGACCGGCCCTGAGCTGACCGAGTACCGCGACTCCTGCCCGCACGCCTGA
- a CDS encoding HEXXH motif domain-containing protein, with protein MADEARSAEVNEAARALAGLHDHAPDAVERVLRQPAVGAWARHTAARLRRGEPAPATTMAQVTASAAIRAGADYDAVVPIRDGAMTLPGIGRCRVDGDRCHIVVRDGRAELRGRTGTVRVPADGVRDAPGWRGLREVILGGPGLPTLRLTIDDLDPYRFPGGGPRLPDGELTRWRTLFQEAWHLLCAHHEDTAAEIRAVLTTVTPLDGGPGRPQSGTSRTAFGATALRLPPNAGALAAVLVHEIQHAKLGVLLELVDLVDDDPGRTYYAPWRPDPRPLGGLLHGAYAHLGLAAFWRRQRHHSDGDEAHARFVRWRDAALATTETLQESGALTPAGVRFVAGMRRTLHAFHRDPVPAQAVRRAHREAAAHRSRYG; from the coding sequence GTGGCGGACGAGGCGCGGTCGGCGGAGGTGAACGAGGCCGCACGCGCGCTGGCCGGGCTGCACGACCACGCCCCGGACGCGGTCGAACGGGTGCTGCGCCAGCCGGCCGTCGGAGCGTGGGCCCGGCACACCGCGGCGCGGCTGCGAAGAGGGGAGCCCGCCCCCGCGACGACGATGGCGCAGGTCACGGCCTCCGCCGCCATCCGGGCCGGGGCCGACTACGACGCGGTCGTCCCGATCCGCGACGGCGCGATGACCCTGCCGGGGATCGGGCGGTGCCGGGTGGACGGCGACCGCTGTCACATCGTGGTGCGCGATGGGCGCGCGGAGCTTCGGGGCAGGACCGGCACCGTGCGGGTCCCCGCCGACGGCGTTCGCGACGCCCCGGGCTGGCGGGGGCTGCGCGAGGTCATCCTCGGCGGTCCGGGCCTTCCGACGTTGCGCCTGACCATCGACGACCTCGACCCGTACCGGTTCCCCGGCGGCGGGCCGCGGCTGCCCGACGGTGAGCTGACCCGCTGGCGGACGCTGTTCCAGGAGGCGTGGCACCTGCTGTGCGCGCACCACGAGGACACCGCCGCCGAGATCCGCGCCGTGCTCACGACGGTCACCCCGTTGGACGGCGGCCCCGGCCGGCCGCAGAGCGGCACCTCGCGGACCGCGTTCGGCGCCACGGCGCTGCGGCTGCCGCCGAACGCGGGCGCGCTGGCGGCGGTGCTCGTGCACGAGATCCAGCACGCCAAGCTCGGCGTGCTGCTCGAACTCGTCGACCTCGTCGACGACGACCCCGGCCGGACCTACTACGCGCCCTGGCGTCCCGACCCCCGACCCCTCGGCGGTCTCCTGCACGGGGCGTACGCGCATCTCGGGCTGGCGGCGTTCTGGCGGCGTCAGCGGCACCACAGCGACGGCGACGAGGCGCACGCGCGTTTCGTACGCTGGCGCGACGCGGCGCTGGCGACCACGGAGACCCTTCAGGAGAGCGGGGCGCTCACACCGGCGGGTGTCCGGTTCGTCGCGGGCATGCGCCGGACGCTGCACGCGTTCCACCGCGACCCGGTGCCCGCCCAGGCCGTACGACGGGCGCACCGCGAGGCCGCCGCGCATCGGAGCCGGTACGGCTGA
- a CDS encoding ABC transporter ATP-binding protein has protein sequence MTPLLTVDRVVKRFGGVAAVDGVSFTLDAGSVLGLIGPNGSGKTTLLGVLAGTHEPTEGTVTLDGRVASGRGAHRAVHAGIARTFQTTRLFETWTLREGLRLARGERRGRRTPWPDEAPVALLGLDHLLDRPCGALTGAAQRLAMIASALATGPRVLLLDEPAVGMDTADAAALGDAVRRVAGELGVAVIVVDHNMHFLMPLADTVVVMAAGAVLATGTPEEIRSDEAVIASYLGGA, from the coding sequence ATGACCCCCCTGTTGACCGTCGACCGGGTGGTCAAGCGGTTCGGCGGTGTCGCGGCCGTCGACGGCGTGTCGTTCACCCTGGACGCCGGGTCGGTCCTCGGGCTCATCGGTCCGAACGGCTCCGGCAAGACCACCCTGCTGGGCGTGCTCGCGGGCACGCACGAGCCCACCGAGGGGACGGTGACGCTGGACGGGCGGGTCGCGTCCGGGCGCGGAGCCCACCGCGCCGTCCACGCCGGGATCGCCCGCACCTTCCAGACCACCCGCCTGTTCGAGACGTGGACGCTGCGGGAGGGTCTCCGGCTCGCGCGCGGCGAACGGCGGGGACGCCGCACGCCCTGGCCGGACGAGGCACCGGTCGCCCTGCTCGGCCTCGACCATCTCCTCGACCGGCCCTGCGGCGCTCTGACCGGCGCCGCCCAACGCCTCGCCATGATCGCGTCGGCGCTGGCGACCGGCCCACGCGTCCTGCTGCTGGACGAACCCGCCGTCGGCATGGACACCGCCGACGCCGCCGCGCTGGGCGACGCCGTCCGCCGTGTCGCCGGGGAACTGGGCGTCGCCGTCATCGTCGTCGACCACAACATGCACTTCCTGATGCCGCTGGCCGACACCGTCGTCGTCATGGCGGCCGGCGCCGTCCTGGCCACCGGGACCCCCGAGGAGATCCGTTCCGACGAGGCGGTCATCGCCTCCTACCTGGGAGGGGCCTGA
- a CDS encoding ABC transporter ATP-binding protein, whose translation MLTVEDLTVAFGPTVAVRGVDLHAEPGTVTGILGANGAGKTTTLLGVHGRVRRRSGRILFDGRDVTGDDTRALVRAGIALCPENRRLFPNMSIEDNLLLGAYGHGRRTQRARLADVLGRFAWLRERAGEPAGRLSGGQQQIVAIARALMSHPRLVLLDEPSSGLSPVAVDEIGDVLAGIAADGTTILLVEQNVRLVQRLCSTAYVLAHGRVAAQGPVSTLLADSAVSDAYLGTTR comes from the coding sequence ATGCTCACCGTCGAGGACCTCACCGTCGCCTTCGGGCCCACCGTCGCCGTGCGCGGCGTGGACCTGCACGCCGAGCCCGGCACCGTCACCGGGATCCTCGGCGCCAACGGCGCCGGGAAGACCACCACCCTGTTGGGCGTCCACGGTCGGGTGCGCCGCCGCTCCGGCCGCATCCTCTTCGACGGCCGGGACGTCACCGGCGACGACACCCGCGCCCTCGTCCGGGCGGGCATCGCCCTGTGCCCGGAGAACCGGCGGCTGTTCCCCAACATGTCCATCGAGGACAATCTGCTGCTCGGCGCGTACGGGCACGGCCGCCGGACACAGCGCGCCCGACTCGCCGACGTCCTGGGCCGTTTCGCCTGGCTCCGCGAACGGGCCGGCGAACCCGCCGGTCGGCTCAGCGGCGGCCAGCAGCAGATCGTCGCCATCGCCCGCGCGCTGATGTCGCATCCGCGGCTCGTCCTCCTCGACGAGCCCTCCAGCGGCCTGTCCCCCGTCGCCGTCGACGAGATCGGCGACGTGCTGGCCGGCATCGCCGCCGACGGCACCACCATCCTGCTGGTCGAGCAGAACGTCCGCCTCGTCCAGCGACTGTGCTCCACCGCCTACGTCCTCGCCCACGGCCGAGTCGCCGCCCAAGGCCCGGTCAGCACGCTGCTGGCCGACAGCGCGGTCTCCGACGCCTACCTCGGAACGACCCGCTGA